In Geobacillus kaustophilus, a genomic segment contains:
- a CDS encoding YozQ family protein has protein sequence MTEKKQPLEITGRQYDPSDYESDSFLGAALSETHEQVSDVYAEGTIEAAVDHENGSGIPLSPSE, from the coding sequence ATGACAGAAAAGAAACAGCCGCTTGAGATCACCGGCCGGCAATACGATCCGTCGGATTACGAGTCGGATTCGTTTCTCGGTGCGGCGCTCTCCGAGACGCACGAACAAGTGAGCGATGTATACGCAGAAGGAACGATCGAGGCAGCAGTCGATCATGAAAATGGCTCAGGCATTCCCCTTTCTCCGTCGGAGTAA